A window of Apium graveolens cultivar Ventura chromosome 8, ASM990537v1, whole genome shotgun sequence contains these coding sequences:
- the LOC141677723 gene encoding MADS-box protein FLOWERING LOCUS C-like isoform X1 yields MGRKKLEIKRIEDKSNRQVTFSKRRTGLFKKAKQLSILCDVPVAALIFSRTGKLYQFSNSNSSLTEILRQYHAAYNADQREATGIQVHEPKNSKYASNHAEGDLLQGVKRDLAELNPDQLTVANLMQLEADLETALVQTRAAMVSVNTKLMMEPITTLQEKEKSLREENEHLMQQIAKTVQENIAAKEDDIGFCNLAETDHAPGKETLMLLC; encoded by the exons ATGGGGAGGAAGAAGCTGGAAATAAAACGGATCGAAGACAAGAGCAACAGACAGGTGACTTTTTCCAAGAGAAGAACCGGTCTTTTTAAGAAGGCTAAACAACTTTCGATTCTTTGTGACGTTCCAGTTGCTGCTCTTATTTTCTCCAGAACTGGCAAACTCTATCAATTTTCCAATTCCAATAG TAGTTTGACTGAAATTCTTCGACAATATCATGCCGCTTATAATGCGGACCAGAGGGAAGCCACCGGAATTCAGGTTCATGAACCTAAG AATTCGAAATATGCAAGTAATCACGCGGAAGGAGATCTCTTGCAAGGAGTTAAAAG GGACCTCGCTGAACTAAATCCTGACCAGCTAACTGTGGCAAACCTGATGCAACTGGAGGCAGATCTGGAGACAGCACTAGTCCAAACACGAGCAGCAATGGTCTCTGTCAAT ACAAAGCTGATGATGGAACCAATAACAACTCTCCAAGAAAAG GAGAAGTCGCTGAGAGAAGAAAACGAGCACCTGATGCAGCAG ATAGCTAAAACGGTACAGGAAAACATAGCTGCAAAGGAGGACGATATAGGCTTTTGCAACCTTGCAGAGACAGATCATGCACCAGGGAAGGAAACACTTATGTTGCTGTGTTAA
- the LOC141677723 gene encoding MADS-box protein FLOWERING LOCUS C-like isoform X2: MGRKKLEIKRIEDKSNRQVTFSKRRTGLFKKAKQLSILCDVPVAALIFSRTGKLYQFSNSNSLTEILRQYHAAYNADQREATGIQVHEPKNSKYASNHAEGDLLQGVKRDLAELNPDQLTVANLMQLEADLETALVQTRAAMVSVNTKLMMEPITTLQEKEKSLREENEHLMQQIAKTVQENIAAKEDDIGFCNLAETDHAPGKETLMLLC; encoded by the exons ATGGGGAGGAAGAAGCTGGAAATAAAACGGATCGAAGACAAGAGCAACAGACAGGTGACTTTTTCCAAGAGAAGAACCGGTCTTTTTAAGAAGGCTAAACAACTTTCGATTCTTTGTGACGTTCCAGTTGCTGCTCTTATTTTCTCCAGAACTGGCAAACTCTATCAATTTTCCAATTCCAATAG TTTGACTGAAATTCTTCGACAATATCATGCCGCTTATAATGCGGACCAGAGGGAAGCCACCGGAATTCAGGTTCATGAACCTAAG AATTCGAAATATGCAAGTAATCACGCGGAAGGAGATCTCTTGCAAGGAGTTAAAAG GGACCTCGCTGAACTAAATCCTGACCAGCTAACTGTGGCAAACCTGATGCAACTGGAGGCAGATCTGGAGACAGCACTAGTCCAAACACGAGCAGCAATGGTCTCTGTCAAT ACAAAGCTGATGATGGAACCAATAACAACTCTCCAAGAAAAG GAGAAGTCGCTGAGAGAAGAAAACGAGCACCTGATGCAGCAG ATAGCTAAAACGGTACAGGAAAACATAGCTGCAAAGGAGGACGATATAGGCTTTTGCAACCTTGCAGAGACAGATCATGCACCAGGGAAGGAAACACTTATGTTGCTGTGTTAA
- the LOC141677723 gene encoding MADS-box protein FLOWERING LOCUS C-like isoform X3 gives MGRKKLEIKRIEDKSNRQVTFSKRRTGLFKKAKQLSILCDVPVAALIFSRTGKLYQFSNSNSSLTEILRQYHAAYNADQREATGIQVHEPKNSKYASNHAEGDLLQGVKRDLAELNPDQLTVANLMQLEADLETALVQTRAAMVSVNTKLMMEPITTLQEKIAKTVQENIAAKEDDIGFCNLAETDHAPGKETLMLLC, from the exons ATGGGGAGGAAGAAGCTGGAAATAAAACGGATCGAAGACAAGAGCAACAGACAGGTGACTTTTTCCAAGAGAAGAACCGGTCTTTTTAAGAAGGCTAAACAACTTTCGATTCTTTGTGACGTTCCAGTTGCTGCTCTTATTTTCTCCAGAACTGGCAAACTCTATCAATTTTCCAATTCCAATAG TAGTTTGACTGAAATTCTTCGACAATATCATGCCGCTTATAATGCGGACCAGAGGGAAGCCACCGGAATTCAGGTTCATGAACCTAAG AATTCGAAATATGCAAGTAATCACGCGGAAGGAGATCTCTTGCAAGGAGTTAAAAG GGACCTCGCTGAACTAAATCCTGACCAGCTAACTGTGGCAAACCTGATGCAACTGGAGGCAGATCTGGAGACAGCACTAGTCCAAACACGAGCAGCAATGGTCTCTGTCAAT ACAAAGCTGATGATGGAACCAATAACAACTCTCCAAGAAAAG ATAGCTAAAACGGTACAGGAAAACATAGCTGCAAAGGAGGACGATATAGGCTTTTGCAACCTTGCAGAGACAGATCATGCACCAGGGAAGGAAACACTTATGTTGCTGTGTTAA
- the LOC141677723 gene encoding MADS-box protein FLOWERING LOCUS C-like isoform X4, which produces MGRKKLEIKRIEDKSNRQVTFSKRRTGLFKKAKQLSILCDVPVAALIFSRTGKLYQFSNSNSSLTEILRQYHAAYNADQREATGIQVHEPKNSKYASNHAEGDLLQGVKRDLAELNPDQLTVANLMQLEADLETALVQTRAAMVSVNTKLMMEPITTLQEKLPSVGEVAERRKRAPDAADS; this is translated from the exons ATGGGGAGGAAGAAGCTGGAAATAAAACGGATCGAAGACAAGAGCAACAGACAGGTGACTTTTTCCAAGAGAAGAACCGGTCTTTTTAAGAAGGCTAAACAACTTTCGATTCTTTGTGACGTTCCAGTTGCTGCTCTTATTTTCTCCAGAACTGGCAAACTCTATCAATTTTCCAATTCCAATAG TAGTTTGACTGAAATTCTTCGACAATATCATGCCGCTTATAATGCGGACCAGAGGGAAGCCACCGGAATTCAGGTTCATGAACCTAAG AATTCGAAATATGCAAGTAATCACGCGGAAGGAGATCTCTTGCAAGGAGTTAAAAG GGACCTCGCTGAACTAAATCCTGACCAGCTAACTGTGGCAAACCTGATGCAACTGGAGGCAGATCTGGAGACAGCACTAGTCCAAACACGAGCAGCAATGGTCTCTGTCAAT ACAAAGCTGATGATGGAACCAATAACAACTCTCCAAGAAAAG CTGCCATCTGTAGGAGAAGTCGCTGAGAGAAGAAAACGAGCACCTGATGCAGCAG ATAGCTAA
- the LOC141677277 gene encoding MADS-box protein FLOWERING LOCUS C-like isoform X1, protein MGRKKLEIKRIEDKSNRQVTFSKRRSGLFKKAKQLSILCDVPVAALIFSNTGKLYQFSNSNRPSFQIFAWLSSCGVTKGLQIKKELHPVLLQYFNNIKPFLMQTKRKPMEFMKMSNRAEGDLLQGVERDLAEINPDQLNVANLMQLETELETALVQTRAAMVSVNTQLMMETITTLQEKEKSLREGNELLMQQIAEMGQENIAAKEKDNIDFFNLAGDETDHAPGKETLMLLC, encoded by the exons ATGGGAAGGAAGAAGCTGGAAATAAAACGGATCGAAGACAAGAGCAATCGACAAGTGACTTTCTCCAAGAGAAGAAGTGGTCTTTTTAAGAAAGCTAAACAACTTTCTATTCTTTGTGACGTTCCAGTTGCTGCTCTTATTTTCTCCAACACTGGCAAACTCTATCAATTTTCCAACTCCAATAG GCCATCATTTCAGATATTTGCTTGGCTAAGTAGTTGCGGAGTTACAAAGGGGCTACAAATAAAAAAAGAATTACATCCAG TTTTACTGCAATACTTCAACAATATCAAGCCGTTTCTAATGCAGACCAAAAGGAAGCCAATGGAATTCATGAAAATGAG TAATCGGGCGGAAGGAGATCTCTTGCAAGGAGTTGAAAG GGACCTTGCAGAAATAAATCCAGACCAGCTAAATGTGGCAAACCTGATGCAATTGGAGACAGAACTGGAGACAGCCCTAGTTCAAACAAGAGCAGCAATGGTCTCTGTCAAT ACACAGCTGATGATGGAAACAATAACAACTCTCCAAGAAAAG GAGAAGTCGCTGAGAGAAGGAAACGAGCTCCTGATGCAGCAG ATAGCTGAAATGGGACAGGAAAACATAGCTGCAAAGGAGAAAGACAATATAGACTTTTTCAACCTTGCAGGTGATGAGACAGATCATGCGCCAGGGAAGGAAACACTTATGTTGCTTTGTTAG
- the LOC141677277 gene encoding MADS-box protein FLOWERING LOCUS C-like isoform X3, whose protein sequence is MGRKKLEIKRIEDKSNRQVTFSKRRSGLFKKAKQLSILCDVPVAALIFSNTGKLYQFSNSNSFTAILQQYQAVSNADQKEANGIHENENLKYASNRAEGDLLQGVERDLAEINPDQLNVANLMQLETELETALVQTRAAMVSVNTQLMMETITTLQEKEKSLREGNELLMQQIAEMGQENIAAKEKDNIDFFNLAGDETDHAPGKETLMLLC, encoded by the exons ATGGGAAGGAAGAAGCTGGAAATAAAACGGATCGAAGACAAGAGCAATCGACAAGTGACTTTCTCCAAGAGAAGAAGTGGTCTTTTTAAGAAAGCTAAACAACTTTCTATTCTTTGTGACGTTCCAGTTGCTGCTCTTATTTTCTCCAACACTGGCAAACTCTATCAATTTTCCAACTCCAATAG TTTTACTGCAATACTTCAACAATATCAAGCCGTTTCTAATGCAGACCAAAAGGAAGCCAATGGAATTCATGAAAATGAG AATCTAAAATATGCAAGTAATCGGGCGGAAGGAGATCTCTTGCAAGGAGTTGAAAG GGACCTTGCAGAAATAAATCCAGACCAGCTAAATGTGGCAAACCTGATGCAATTGGAGACAGAACTGGAGACAGCCCTAGTTCAAACAAGAGCAGCAATGGTCTCTGTCAAT ACACAGCTGATGATGGAAACAATAACAACTCTCCAAGAAAAG GAGAAGTCGCTGAGAGAAGGAAACGAGCTCCTGATGCAGCAG ATAGCTGAAATGGGACAGGAAAACATAGCTGCAAAGGAGAAAGACAATATAGACTTTTTCAACCTTGCAGGTGATGAGACAGATCATGCGCCAGGGAAGGAAACACTTATGTTGCTTTGTTAG
- the LOC141677277 gene encoding MADS-box protein FLOWERING LOCUS C-like isoform X2 → MGRKKLEIKRIEDKSNRQVTFSKRRSGLFKKAKQLSILCDVPVAALIFSNTGKLYQFSNSNRPSFQIFAWLSSCGVTKGLQIKKELHPVLLQYFNNIKPFLMQTKRKPMEFMKMSNRAEGDLLQGVERDLAEINPDQLNVANLMQLETELETALVQTRAAMVSVNTQLMMETITTLQEKIAEMGQENIAAKEKDNIDFFNLAGDETDHAPGKETLMLLC, encoded by the exons ATGGGAAGGAAGAAGCTGGAAATAAAACGGATCGAAGACAAGAGCAATCGACAAGTGACTTTCTCCAAGAGAAGAAGTGGTCTTTTTAAGAAAGCTAAACAACTTTCTATTCTTTGTGACGTTCCAGTTGCTGCTCTTATTTTCTCCAACACTGGCAAACTCTATCAATTTTCCAACTCCAATAG GCCATCATTTCAGATATTTGCTTGGCTAAGTAGTTGCGGAGTTACAAAGGGGCTACAAATAAAAAAAGAATTACATCCAG TTTTACTGCAATACTTCAACAATATCAAGCCGTTTCTAATGCAGACCAAAAGGAAGCCAATGGAATTCATGAAAATGAG TAATCGGGCGGAAGGAGATCTCTTGCAAGGAGTTGAAAG GGACCTTGCAGAAATAAATCCAGACCAGCTAAATGTGGCAAACCTGATGCAATTGGAGACAGAACTGGAGACAGCCCTAGTTCAAACAAGAGCAGCAATGGTCTCTGTCAAT ACACAGCTGATGATGGAAACAATAACAACTCTCCAAGAAAAG ATAGCTGAAATGGGACAGGAAAACATAGCTGCAAAGGAGAAAGACAATATAGACTTTTTCAACCTTGCAGGTGATGAGACAGATCATGCGCCAGGGAAGGAAACACTTATGTTGCTTTGTTAG
- the LOC141677277 gene encoding MADS-box protein FLOWERING LOCUS C-like isoform X5: MGRKKLEIKRIEDKSNRQVTFSKRRSGLFKKAKQLSILCDVPVAALIFSNTGKLYQFSNSNSNRAEGDLLQGVERDLAEINPDQLNVANLMQLETELETALVQTRAAMVSVNTQLMMETITTLQEKEKSLREGNELLMQQIAEMGQENIAAKEKDNIDFFNLAGDETDHAPGKETLMLLC, from the exons ATGGGAAGGAAGAAGCTGGAAATAAAACGGATCGAAGACAAGAGCAATCGACAAGTGACTTTCTCCAAGAGAAGAAGTGGTCTTTTTAAGAAAGCTAAACAACTTTCTATTCTTTGTGACGTTCCAGTTGCTGCTCTTATTTTCTCCAACACTGGCAAACTCTATCAATTTTCCAACTCCAATAG TAATCGGGCGGAAGGAGATCTCTTGCAAGGAGTTGAAAG GGACCTTGCAGAAATAAATCCAGACCAGCTAAATGTGGCAAACCTGATGCAATTGGAGACAGAACTGGAGACAGCCCTAGTTCAAACAAGAGCAGCAATGGTCTCTGTCAAT ACACAGCTGATGATGGAAACAATAACAACTCTCCAAGAAAAG GAGAAGTCGCTGAGAGAAGGAAACGAGCTCCTGATGCAGCAG ATAGCTGAAATGGGACAGGAAAACATAGCTGCAAAGGAGAAAGACAATATAGACTTTTTCAACCTTGCAGGTGATGAGACAGATCATGCGCCAGGGAAGGAAACACTTATGTTGCTTTGTTAG
- the LOC141677277 gene encoding MADS-box transcription factor 7-like isoform X7, whose translation MGRKKLEIKRIEDKSNRQVTFSKRRSGLFKKAKQLSILCDVPVAALIFSNTGKLYQFSNSNSFTAILQQYQAVSNADQKEANGIHENENLKYASNRAEGDLLQGVERNKSRPAKCGKPDAIGDRTGDSPSSNKSSNGLCQYTADDGNNNNSPRKGEVAERRKRAPDAADS comes from the exons ATGGGAAGGAAGAAGCTGGAAATAAAACGGATCGAAGACAAGAGCAATCGACAAGTGACTTTCTCCAAGAGAAGAAGTGGTCTTTTTAAGAAAGCTAAACAACTTTCTATTCTTTGTGACGTTCCAGTTGCTGCTCTTATTTTCTCCAACACTGGCAAACTCTATCAATTTTCCAACTCCAATAG TTTTACTGCAATACTTCAACAATATCAAGCCGTTTCTAATGCAGACCAAAAGGAAGCCAATGGAATTCATGAAAATGAG AATCTAAAATATGCAAGTAATCGGGCGGAAGGAGATCTCTTGCAAGGAGTTGAAAG AAATAAATCCAGACCAGCTAAATGTGGCAAACCTGATGCAATTGGAGACAGAACTGGAGACAGCCCTAGTTCAAACAAGAGCAGCAATGGTCTCTGTCAAT ACACAGCTGATGATGGAAACAATAACAACTCTCCAAGAAAAG GAGAAGTCGCTGAGAGAAGGAAACGAGCTCCTGATGCAGCAG ATAGCTGA
- the LOC141677277 gene encoding MADS-box protein AGL72-like isoform X6, with protein sequence MGRKKLEIKRIEDKSNRQVTFSKRRSGLFKKAKQLSILCDVPVAALIFSNTGKLYQFSNSNRPSFQIFAWLSSCGVTKGLQIKKELHPVLLQYFNNIKPFLMQTKRKPMEFMKMSNRAEGDLLQGVERNKSRPAKCGKPDAIGDRTGDSPSSNKSSNGLCQYTADDGNNNNSPRKDS encoded by the exons ATGGGAAGGAAGAAGCTGGAAATAAAACGGATCGAAGACAAGAGCAATCGACAAGTGACTTTCTCCAAGAGAAGAAGTGGTCTTTTTAAGAAAGCTAAACAACTTTCTATTCTTTGTGACGTTCCAGTTGCTGCTCTTATTTTCTCCAACACTGGCAAACTCTATCAATTTTCCAACTCCAATAG GCCATCATTTCAGATATTTGCTTGGCTAAGTAGTTGCGGAGTTACAAAGGGGCTACAAATAAAAAAAGAATTACATCCAG TTTTACTGCAATACTTCAACAATATCAAGCCGTTTCTAATGCAGACCAAAAGGAAGCCAATGGAATTCATGAAAATGAG TAATCGGGCGGAAGGAGATCTCTTGCAAGGAGTTGAAAG AAATAAATCCAGACCAGCTAAATGTGGCAAACCTGATGCAATTGGAGACAGAACTGGAGACAGCCCTAGTTCAAACAAGAGCAGCAATGGTCTCTGTCAAT ACACAGCTGATGATGGAAACAATAACAACTCTCCAAGAAAAG ATAGCTGA
- the LOC141677277 gene encoding MADS-box protein AGL72-like isoform X4 → MGRKKLEIKRIEDKSNRQVTFSKRRSGLFKKAKQLSILCDVPVAALIFSNTGKLYQFSNSNRPSFQIFAWLSSCGVTKGLQIKKELHPVLLQYFNNIKPFLMQTKRKPMEFMKMSNRAEGDLLQGVERNKSRPAKCGKPDAIGDRTGDSPSSNKSSNGLCQYTADDGNNNNSPRKGEVAERRKRAPDAADS, encoded by the exons ATGGGAAGGAAGAAGCTGGAAATAAAACGGATCGAAGACAAGAGCAATCGACAAGTGACTTTCTCCAAGAGAAGAAGTGGTCTTTTTAAGAAAGCTAAACAACTTTCTATTCTTTGTGACGTTCCAGTTGCTGCTCTTATTTTCTCCAACACTGGCAAACTCTATCAATTTTCCAACTCCAATAG GCCATCATTTCAGATATTTGCTTGGCTAAGTAGTTGCGGAGTTACAAAGGGGCTACAAATAAAAAAAGAATTACATCCAG TTTTACTGCAATACTTCAACAATATCAAGCCGTTTCTAATGCAGACCAAAAGGAAGCCAATGGAATTCATGAAAATGAG TAATCGGGCGGAAGGAGATCTCTTGCAAGGAGTTGAAAG AAATAAATCCAGACCAGCTAAATGTGGCAAACCTGATGCAATTGGAGACAGAACTGGAGACAGCCCTAGTTCAAACAAGAGCAGCAATGGTCTCTGTCAAT ACACAGCTGATGATGGAAACAATAACAACTCTCCAAGAAAAG GAGAAGTCGCTGAGAGAAGGAAACGAGCTCCTGATGCAGCAG ATAGCTGA